From Corynebacterium pseudotuberculosis:
ACGTCAACGAGTCTCGTTTAAACTTCCTCCCCGTAGGAAACGATATTCGCTTTGGTTTAGGAGCCGTGCGTAACGTTGGCGAGGACGTGGTTAACTCCATTGTTAAAGCGCGTCAGGAAAAGGGCGGGTTCTCAGATTTCTCGGATTATCTGGATAAAATCGATACGGTTGCTTGTAACAAACGCGTGACGGAGTCTTTGATTAAAGCCGGAGCGTTTGATTCCTTGGGACACCCGAGGAAAGGCTTGTTGCTAATCCACGAGGACGCAGTTGATTCCGTGATTAGCACTAAAAAAGCTGCAGACAAAGGGCAATTTGACCTTTTCGCCGGATTTGGCGGTGATGATGCCTCGATGGGCAATGCTTTTGCCGTGCAAATTCCAGAAGCCCAATGGGATAGAAAGCACCAGCTGGCTCTGGAACGGGAGATGCTTGGACTGTATGTTTCCGGGCATCCGCTCGATGGTTACGAGGAAGCACTTGATGCTCAGACAGATACGCAGCTGACAACGATCCTTGCCGGTGAGTTGCGCAATGGCGCAGAGGTACAAATTGGCGGCATTATTTCGAGCGTGGATCGTCGTTACTCTAAGAAAGACGGCTCTCCGTGGGCGATCGTAACCATTGAGGACCACCATGGTGCTCAGGTAGATCTGTTGGTGTTTAACAAGATCTATGCGATAGTTGGCCCCCAGATCGTAGAAGACAACATCATTTTGGCTAAGGCACATGTCTCGATCCGAGATGATCGTATGTCCCTCTTCTGCGATGACCTCAAGGTTCCTGACTTGGGACCCGGTAACGGGGCAGGACTGCCTCTTCGTCTGACCATGCGCACGGAACAGTGCACTATGGCAAATATTGCACGGTTGAAAGACGTGTTGGCTAATAACAAGGGTGACTCTGACGTGTATCTCAACATCGTGCATGGCGACGAGGCCACAGTGATGATTCTTGGGGAACATTTACGGGTGAACCGCACCGCAAGCCTAATGGGTGATCTGAAGGCCACGATGGGGCCGGGAATCCTCGGCTAGAAGGGTAATAAGTGGGGCGAGAGCCAGGAAAAATGATGTGCACTCGCCCCAATTGCTAGCTCAATTAAAGTCGCTTGAGATAACCGTCTAAACTGTGTCTTCATGACTACATCGGACAAGAAGCAAATCGCCACTAGTGCTAATCATGAGGTTCATGCAGCCGATATCCAGATGGCACAAGCGCGAATTTCTGCTTCTATTGCTCCGACACCTTTGCAGTATTGCCCACGCCTATCTCAAGCCACTGGCGCGGAGGTATACCTTAAACGCGAGGATCTTCAGGACGTTCGTTCATACAAAATTCGAGGGGCAGTGAACGCAATTTCGCAGCTTTCCGACGCCCAACGCGCGGCAGGGATTGTGGCAGCGTCGGCAGGCAACCATGCCCAAGGAGTGGCCTTTGCTTGTCGAACGATGGGGATCAAGGGACGCATCTATGTTCCCGCTGCAACTCCTAAGCAAAAACGCGATCGTATCCTGGTCCATGGTGGGGATTCCGTGGAACTTGTAGTTACCGGAGCAAACTTTGATGAGGCCGCCGCGGCCGCTCGCGCTTATTCCAGCGAGACTGGGGCGACGATGGTGGAGCCCTTTGATAATCGAGACACCGTGATAGGCCAAGGAACTGTTGCGGCGGAAGTCCTTGCACAGCTCACAAGCCTAGGAAAATCGCTTGACTCCATAGTTGTCCCCGTCGGAGGGGGCGGGCTCCTTTCTGGGATTCTGAGCTATGTTGCTGATATGGCGCCTCGTACCGCGGTTGTCGGGGTGGAACCAGAGCACGCGGCTTCAATGGCCGCCGCGCTGGAAAATGAGGGGCCAGTGTCCTTGGACACCGTAGATCCCTTTGTCGACGGCGCTGCAGTGAAACGTATCGGTGATCTTAATTATCAGATTATCGAGGCTAACCTTGGTCGGCTGCACCCCATGCACGTAAGTGAAGGTGCCGTGTGTACTGAGATGCTGGATCTGTATCAAAACGAGGGGATCATCGCAGAGCCAGCCGGAGCGTTATCCGTAACGGCCTTAAAGCACCTAAGCTTTCCCAAAGGCCAGGTAGTAGTATGCGTGATTTCTGGAGGAAATAACGATGTCCTGCGCTATAGCGAGATCATGGAACGCTCTTTGGTGCATCGTGGATTAAAACATTATTTTCTGGTGAATTTCCCGCAGGAACCTGGCCAATTGAGGGCGTTCCTCAGCGATATTCTCGGCCCAGACGATGACATCACGCTGTTTGAATATCTCAAGCGGAATAATCGTGAGACTGGTACGGCATTGGTCGGTTTGCAATTAGGGCGTGCGAGCGACCTTAAAGGTCTTTTGGAGAGAATGAGTTCTTCCAGAATTGGGTGTCGTCGCCTTGAACCAGGCACCGCGGAATACGGATATTTGGTGAGTTTGTAAACGTCTTCTAGCTTTGGGGCAGCGTATCGTAATCGATAGCAAGAGTTGAGAGGCAGCTTTCATGTACGTCCGGCCGGTGGACCATCAAGAATTTTCCACTGAGATCGACATTAAGCGGTCTCGATTTATCACGTTTATCCGACGAGTTACTTTTGAAGAAGAAGCACGGGATTTTATCGCTGATGTAAAAAAGCGGTTCCCTGATGCGCGGCATCATTGCAGTGCCTATATTTATCACGTCGAGGGATCGAACCCGGTAGAGCGTTCGAGTGATGACGGTGAACCATCAGGTACCGCTGGAACTCCTATGCTCGATGTGCTGCGGGGGAGTGGGATTCTTGATATCGCTGCGGTGGTTGTTCGATATTTCGGTGGCACAAAATTAGGAGCTGGAGGCCTGGTTCACGCTTATTCTGGTGCGGTGTCTGATTGCTTAACACAGGTGGCCACTGTGCAACGCCATAAGCAAGAACTATATTCTGTGGACTTTAACCACGCAGATGCCGGACGCCTTGA
This genomic window contains:
- the ilvA gene encoding threonine ammonia-lyase IlvA; the encoded protein is MTTSDKKQIATSANHEVHAADIQMAQARISASIAPTPLQYCPRLSQATGAEVYLKREDLQDVRSYKIRGAVNAISQLSDAQRAAGIVAASAGNHAQGVAFACRTMGIKGRIYVPAATPKQKRDRILVHGGDSVELVVTGANFDEAAAAARAYSSETGATMVEPFDNRDTVIGQGTVAAEVLAQLTSLGKSLDSIVVPVGGGGLLSGILSYVADMAPRTAVVGVEPEHAASMAAALENEGPVSLDTVDPFVDGAAVKRIGDLNYQIIEANLGRLHPMHVSEGAVCTEMLDLYQNEGIIAEPAGALSVTALKHLSFPKGQVVVCVISGGNNDVLRYSEIMERSLVHRGLKHYFLVNFPQEPGQLRAFLSDILGPDDDITLFEYLKRNNRETGTALVGLQLGRASDLKGLLERMSSSRIGCRRLEPGTAEYGYLVSL
- a CDS encoding YigZ family protein encodes the protein MYVRPVDHQEFSTEIDIKRSRFITFIRRVTFEEEARDFIADVKKRFPDARHHCSAYIYHVEGSNPVERSSDDGEPSGTAGTPMLDVLRGSGILDIAAVVVRYFGGTKLGAGGLVHAYSGAVSDCLTQVATVQRHKQELYSVDFNHADAGRLESELRARQVAIVDTQYSHRVTLTLAVEPGQREFLENLLASLTQGGARLCDAGIAWIEQPN